The following coding sequences lie in one Rutidosis leptorrhynchoides isolate AG116_Rl617_1_P2 chromosome 4, CSIRO_AGI_Rlap_v1, whole genome shotgun sequence genomic window:
- the LOC139845026 gene encoding uncharacterized protein — protein MSSDSRSRSRSRSPMDRKMRTQRSSYRDAPYRRDSRDSRRGFSQNNLCKNCKRPGHFARECPNVAICHNCGLPGHISSECSTKSLCWNCREPGHMAGNCPNEGICHTCGKTGHRAKECTAPMMSPADMRLCNNCYKQGHIAVDCTNDKACKNCRQTGHLVRDCNNDPVCNSCNVSGHVARDCPKGSMVDDRGGPRGGFGDRGMGGFRDIVCRNCQQVGHMSRDCVALMICHNCGGRGHLAFECPSARFIDRYPRRY, from the exons ATGAGTTCAGACAGCAGAAGCCGAAGTAGGAGCAGGAGCCCCATGGATCGCAAGATGCGTACTCAACGCAGCTCTTATCGTGATGCTCCATACAGGAGGGATTCTCGTGACTCCCGTCGGGGTTTCAG CCAAAATAATCTGTGTAAGAATTGCAAACGGCCTGGTCACTTTGCTAGAGAATGCCCTAATGTGGCTATTTGTCACAATTGTGGACTTCCAGG GCATATTTCTTCTGAATGTTCCACAAAGTCCTTATGTTGGAACTGTAGAGAGCCCGGTCACATGGCTGGGAACTGCCCGAACGAGGGCATCTGCCACACGTGCGGGAAGACAGGTCATCGTGCTAAGGAATGCACAGCTCCTATGATGTCACCCGCCGACATGCGCCTATGCAACAACTGCTACAAACAAGGCCACATAGCTGTTGACTGTACTAATGACAAGGCATGTAAGAACTGCAGACAAACGGGTCATCTTGTTCGAGATTGCAATAATGATCCAGTTTGCAACTCGTGCAATGTGTCGGGTCATGTAGCTAGAGATTGCCCAAAGGGAAGTATGGTTGATGATAGAGGTGGCCCACGTGGTGGTTTTGGTGATCGAGGTATGGGCGGTTTTCGTGACATTGTTTGTAGGAACTGCCAGCAAGTGGGCCATATGAGCCGTGATTGTGTTGCTTTGATGATCTGTCACAACTGTGGTGGAAGAGGACACCTGGCATTTGAATGCCCTTCTGCAAGGTTTATTGATCGTTATCCAAGGAGGTATTAA